Proteins encoded together in one Streptomyces sp. NBC_01216 window:
- the treZ gene encoding malto-oligosyltrehalose trehalohydrolase: MLFEVWAPAARDRVTLELNGAGHPMERDAERDGWWTCVAAAEDGDRYGFALDDGPVLPDPRSRRQPNGPDGLSAVVDHDAYVWFDEAPRLRLRSSVLYELHVGTFTPDGTLDAARDRLGELAGLGVTHVELMPLCPFPGRWGWGYDGVAPWAVHEPYGGPMALKRFVDTAHGLGMGVVLDVVHNHLGPSGNHLPSFGPYFTESHHTPWGAAVNLDAPGSDEVRAYLLGSALGWLRDYRIDGLRLDAVHALADTRALTFLEELSEAVDELAREQGRQHFLIAESDLADPRTTTPRVAGGLGLHAQWNDDFHHALHAALTGESQGYYADFARAPLAALAKTLRQVFFHDGTYSTFRGRHHGRPVDRVRTPAHRFLGYAQTHDQIGNRALGDRLSASLSPGLLACAAALVLTAPSVPMLFMGEEWGAGTPWLYFTDHTDPELAEAVRRGRRREFAAHGWSEEEIPDPQDPTTRDRSVLDRSERERAPHNRLLAWHRELIALRRTLPDLTDPDLAAVRAAFDEEGRWLAFRRGVLRVAVNLGGEAVEIPLGSNGRDRVLASWEPVGAPGTDGMLRLPAECAVILTDG; this comes from the coding sequence GTGCTGTTCGAGGTGTGGGCTCCCGCGGCCCGTGACCGGGTGACGCTGGAGCTGAACGGTGCGGGGCACCCGATGGAGCGGGACGCGGAGCGGGACGGCTGGTGGACCTGTGTGGCGGCGGCGGAGGACGGGGACCGGTACGGCTTCGCCCTGGACGACGGGCCGGTCCTGCCGGACCCGCGCTCACGCCGTCAGCCGAACGGCCCCGACGGGCTGAGCGCCGTCGTCGACCACGACGCGTACGTCTGGTTCGACGAGGCGCCCCGGCTGCGGCTCCGGTCTTCGGTGCTGTACGAGCTGCACGTGGGAACGTTCACCCCGGACGGCACCCTGGACGCGGCCCGCGACCGGCTGGGAGAGCTCGCCGGGCTCGGCGTCACCCATGTGGAGCTGATGCCGCTCTGCCCCTTCCCCGGCCGGTGGGGCTGGGGGTACGACGGCGTGGCACCCTGGGCGGTACACGAGCCGTACGGCGGGCCGATGGCGCTCAAGCGGTTCGTCGACACCGCGCACGGGCTCGGCATGGGCGTGGTCCTGGACGTGGTGCACAACCATCTCGGCCCGTCCGGGAATCACCTGCCCTCCTTCGGACCGTACTTCACCGAGAGCCACCACACGCCGTGGGGCGCCGCCGTGAACCTGGACGCGCCGGGTTCGGACGAGGTGCGGGCGTACCTGCTGGGCAGCGCGCTCGGCTGGCTGCGGGACTACCGGATCGACGGACTGCGGCTGGACGCGGTGCACGCCCTCGCGGACACCCGGGCGCTGACATTCCTGGAGGAGCTGTCGGAGGCCGTCGACGAACTGGCCCGGGAGCAGGGCCGTCAGCACTTCCTGATCGCCGAGTCCGACCTGGCCGATCCCCGGACCACGACCCCGCGGGTGGCCGGTGGCCTCGGACTCCACGCCCAGTGGAACGACGACTTCCACCACGCCTTGCACGCGGCTCTGACCGGGGAGTCCCAGGGCTACTACGCCGACTTCGCGCGGGCTCCGCTGGCCGCGCTCGCCAAGACGCTCCGGCAGGTCTTCTTCCACGACGGCACGTACTCGACCTTCCGGGGCCGTCACCACGGCCGCCCCGTGGACCGGGTCCGCACGCCCGCCCACCGCTTCCTGGGGTACGCGCAGACCCACGACCAGATCGGCAACCGGGCGTTGGGAGACCGGCTCTCGGCGTCCCTCTCCCCCGGGCTGCTGGCCTGCGCGGCGGCCCTGGTCCTGACCGCGCCGTCGGTGCCGATGCTGTTCATGGGCGAGGAGTGGGGGGCCGGGACGCCGTGGCTGTACTTCACCGACCACACCGATCCGGAACTAGCGGAGGCCGTACGGCGCGGCCGGCGGCGGGAGTTCGCGGCGCACGGCTGGTCGGAGGAGGAGATCCCGGACCCGCAGGACCCGACCACCCGTGACCGTTCGGTGCTGGACCGCTCCGAACGCGAACGGGCCCCGCACAACAGGCTGCTGGCCTGGCATCGAGAGCTGATCGCGCTGCGCCGCACCCTTCCGGATCTCACGGACCCGGATCTGGCGGCGGTGCGCGCGGCCTTCGACGAGGAGGGGCGCTGGCTGGCGTTCCGCCGCGGGGTGCTGCGGGTGGCGGTCAACCTGGGCGGTGAAGCGGTCGAGATCCCGCTGGGGTCGAACGGCCGGGATCGCGTCCTGGCGTCCTGGGAACCGGTCGGGGCGCCGGGCACGGACGGAATGCTGAGGCTGCCGGCGGAGTGCGCGGTCATCCTGACGGACGGCTGA
- the fusA gene encoding elongation factor G, which produces MRTRTLPSLVRNLGILAHVDAGKTTVTERFLYLTGAIHKRGEVHDGTTVTDFDPQERDRGITIFAAAVSCDWAGHRVNLIDTPGHVDFSDEVERALRVLDGAVAVFDAVAGVEPQSEAVWRQADRHGVPRIAFVNKLDRAGADLDTAVESIRTRLHTVPLVVQLPIGREDGFTGVVDLVRLRALVWDGDGGPYTEGPLPDGLLAEARLRRRRLEETVAELHPAALEEFCARSALSEGTLVAALRDLTLDGGGVVVLCGSAYRNRGIEPLLDAVVAYLPAPPDVPPVRGTLDGAPQERAADPDETFTALVFKVQSTATGRLTCLRVYAGTLRKGDTVLDATTRRTERVGRILRVQADRNTEVDEAAAGDIVAVVGPKTARAGSTLCAPGAPLVLEPPSTADPVVSVAVEARRSLDTDRLATALARLTEEDPSLVVRTDPETGQTVLSGMGELHLEVAVEKVRRAHGLDVTVGRPRVAYRETVARGVSGLLYRHVKQDGGAGQFAHVVMDVAPLEEGTVDGDFVFASAVTGGRVPQEYVRAVEAGCRDALAEGPLGGHPVTGVRVVLTDGATHAKDSSEMAFRAAGRFALREALRASVMTLLEPVAEVTVTVPEEAVGAVLGDLAARRGRVTDSTARSGAAVVTATVPLAELFGYASRLRSRTQGRGTFTSRPTGYAPAASAG; this is translated from the coding sequence GTGCGTACCCGTACTCTCCCGTCCCTCGTCCGCAATCTGGGCATCCTCGCCCACGTCGACGCGGGCAAGACCACCGTCACCGAACGGTTCCTCTACCTCACCGGCGCCATCCACAAGCGGGGCGAGGTCCACGACGGCACCACCGTCACCGACTTCGACCCGCAGGAACGCGACCGCGGCATCACCATCTTCGCCGCGGCCGTCAGTTGTGACTGGGCCGGACACCGTGTCAACCTCATCGACACACCGGGCCACGTCGACTTCTCCGACGAGGTCGAGCGGGCCCTGCGGGTGCTCGACGGCGCCGTCGCGGTCTTCGACGCCGTCGCGGGCGTCGAACCGCAGAGCGAGGCGGTGTGGCGCCAGGCGGACCGGCACGGTGTCCCCCGGATCGCGTTCGTCAACAAACTGGACCGCGCGGGCGCCGACCTCGACACGGCGGTCGAGTCGATCCGGACCCGGCTGCACACGGTGCCGCTCGTCGTCCAGCTGCCGATCGGCCGGGAGGACGGCTTCACCGGCGTCGTCGACCTGGTGCGCCTGCGCGCCCTGGTGTGGGACGGCGACGGCGGCCCGTACACCGAGGGGCCGCTCCCCGACGGCCTGCTCGCCGAGGCCCGGCTGCGGCGACGACGGCTGGAGGAGACGGTGGCGGAGCTCCATCCGGCGGCCCTGGAGGAGTTCTGCGCGCGGTCCGCGCTGAGCGAGGGGACGCTGGTCGCCGCGTTGCGCGACCTCACCCTCGACGGTGGGGGCGTGGTCGTCCTGTGCGGCTCGGCCTATCGCAACCGCGGTATCGAACCGCTGCTCGACGCCGTGGTGGCCTACCTGCCCGCGCCCCCGGACGTACCGCCGGTCCGCGGGACGCTGGACGGCGCCCCGCAGGAGCGGGCGGCCGACCCGGACGAAACCTTCACCGCGCTCGTCTTCAAGGTGCAGTCGACGGCCACCGGTCGTCTGACCTGTCTCCGCGTCTACGCGGGCACCCTCAGGAAGGGGGACACCGTGCTCGACGCCACCACGCGGCGCACCGAGCGTGTCGGCCGGATCCTGCGCGTCCAGGCCGACCGGAACACCGAGGTGGACGAGGCCGCCGCGGGCGACATCGTCGCCGTCGTCGGGCCGAAGACCGCCCGCGCCGGCTCCACGCTGTGCGCTCCGGGCGCACCGCTGGTCCTCGAACCGCCGTCGACGGCCGACCCGGTCGTCTCCGTCGCCGTCGAGGCCCGCAGGAGTCTCGACACGGACCGGCTGGCGACGGCGCTGGCCCGGCTCACCGAGGAGGACCCCTCCCTGGTGGTGCGGACCGACCCGGAGACCGGCCAGACCGTGCTGTCGGGGATGGGTGAACTGCACCTGGAGGTGGCGGTCGAGAAGGTCCGGCGCGCCCACGGGCTGGACGTCACCGTCGGCAGGCCGCGGGTGGCGTACCGGGAGACGGTCGCCCGCGGCGTGTCCGGCCTGCTGTACCGGCACGTCAAACAAGACGGCGGCGCCGGCCAGTTCGCCCACGTCGTCATGGACGTCGCACCTCTGGAGGAAGGGACCGTGGACGGTGACTTCGTCTTCGCGTCGGCGGTCACGGGCGGCCGGGTGCCACAGGAGTACGTCCGCGCGGTCGAGGCCGGCTGCCGGGACGCCCTGGCGGAGGGCCCGCTCGGCGGGCATCCGGTGACCGGTGTACGGGTCGTGCTCACGGACGGCGCGACGCACGCGAAGGACTCCTCGGAGATGGCATTCCGCGCGGCGGGACGCTTCGCGCTGCGGGAGGCCCTGCGGGCGAGCGTCATGACGCTGCTGGAGCCGGTGGCCGAGGTCACGGTCACCGTGCCGGAGGAGGCGGTCGGCGCGGTGCTCGGCGACCTGGCGGCGCGGCGCGGCCGGGTCACCGACTCGACGGCCCGCTCCGGCGCGGCGGTCGTGACGGCGACCGTGCCGCTGGCCGAACTCTTCGGCTACGCGTCCCGACTACGCTCGCGCACCCAGGGCCGGGGCACCTTCACCAGCCGCCCGACCGGCTACGCCCCGGCGGCGTCGGCCGGCTGA
- the murC gene encoding UDP-N-acetylmuramate--L-alanine ligase, which yields MAPATPAAAVPATMERPHFIGIGGAGMSGIAKILAQRGAKVAGSDAKESATAEALRALGVTVHIGHAADHLADDASGVVVSSAIRADNPELLRAAELGIPVVHRSDALASLMDGLRAIAVAGTHGKTTTTSMLAVALTELGLDPSYAIGGDLAGPGTNARHGDGEVFVAEADESDRSFQKYDPEVAIVLNVELDHHANYASMDEIYESFEAFTAKIRPGGTLVVGEHSGALELAGRVAGRRGLHVVTVGEAEHSDVWIRSITPQGMTSEVSVVLDGVEHAFTVSVPGRHYAHNAAAALAAGARVGVDPAELAQALTAYTGVGRRLQLKGEAAGVQVIDSYAHHPTEMTADLEAMRGAAGASRLLVVFQPHLFSRTQELGKEMGDALALADASVVLDIYPAREDPIPGITSELIIEAGRRAGADVTPVHDKDAVPEVVAGMAKPGDLVLTMGAGDVTDLGPRILDHLSK from the coding sequence ATGGCACCCGCCACCCCTGCCGCAGCCGTCCCTGCCACCATGGAACGGCCGCACTTCATCGGCATCGGCGGTGCCGGAATGTCGGGCATCGCGAAGATCCTCGCCCAGCGCGGCGCGAAGGTCGCCGGCAGTGACGCCAAGGAGTCCGCGACCGCCGAGGCGCTGCGCGCGCTCGGTGTCACGGTGCACATCGGCCACGCCGCCGATCACCTCGCCGACGACGCCTCCGGCGTCGTCGTCTCCAGCGCCATCCGCGCCGACAACCCCGAGCTGCTCCGGGCCGCCGAGCTGGGCATCCCGGTCGTCCACCGCTCCGACGCGCTCGCCTCCCTGATGGACGGCCTGCGCGCCATCGCCGTCGCCGGCACCCACGGCAAGACGACGACCACCTCCATGCTGGCCGTCGCCCTCACCGAGCTCGGCCTGGACCCCTCGTACGCGATCGGCGGCGACCTGGCGGGTCCCGGCACCAACGCCCGCCACGGTGACGGCGAGGTCTTCGTCGCGGAGGCCGACGAGAGCGACCGCAGCTTCCAGAAATACGACCCCGAGGTCGCGATCGTCCTCAACGTGGAGCTGGACCACCACGCGAACTACGCCTCCATGGACGAGATCTACGAGTCCTTCGAGGCGTTCACCGCGAAGATCCGGCCCGGCGGCACGCTGGTCGTCGGCGAGCACTCCGGGGCCCTCGAACTGGCCGGGCGGGTCGCCGGCCGGCGGGGACTGCACGTGGTGACCGTCGGCGAGGCCGAGCACTCCGACGTCTGGATCCGCTCGATCACTCCGCAGGGCATGACCAGCGAGGTCTCCGTCGTCCTCGACGGAGTCGAGCACGCCTTCACCGTCTCCGTACCCGGCCGTCACTACGCGCACAACGCCGCCGCGGCTCTCGCCGCCGGTGCCCGGGTGGGCGTCGACCCCGCGGAGCTGGCCCAGGCGCTGACGGCCTACACCGGCGTCGGCCGCCGCCTCCAGCTCAAGGGCGAGGCCGCGGGCGTCCAGGTCATCGACTCCTACGCCCACCACCCGACCGAGATGACCGCCGACCTGGAGGCCATGCGCGGTGCCGCCGGCGCCTCCCGTCTGCTCGTCGTCTTCCAGCCCCACCTCTTCTCCCGCACGCAGGAACTCGGCAAGGAGATGGGGGACGCGCTGGCCCTCGCCGACGCCTCGGTCGTCCTGGACATCTACCCGGCCCGCGAGGACCCCATCCCCGGCATCACCAGCGAGCTGATCATCGAGGCCGGCCGGCGGGCCGGTGCCGATGTGACGCCCGTCCACGACAAGGACGCCGTCCCGGAGGTCGTCGCGGGAATGGCGAAGCCCGGTGATCTCGTTCTGACCATGGGCGCGGGTGACGTCACGGACCTCGGCCCGCGGATCCTGGACCACCTGTCGAAGTAG
- a CDS encoding cytochrome P450 has protein sequence MTRAPGLRTVTPGGRAETPAPGAAPLRSRTVAPSLLDPGASRDPHPVHRALRERFPLTYDPLLRAWVLSRYADVATALTDTRFTHGHRPGDPPCADSHVAVDVDELRAVAARTAYVLARRIATRPQVDLVTDFCHWLPAGTVAAAVGVPYRDMMRLVRGRAVSALAGQCSSQIAVREKALASFLANVLADPGLPATLRDAAPGPTGPIARAWAESLRRDPPVQIAVRRTGAEVRVSGGTIPAGEPVALLIGAAGRDPERFREPDRFDPGRDDPGQLTYGSGFCPAVELAALEAEYALRALLDTMPRLRLVDGFRPERTGLITRAPRSLPVRPGG, from the coding sequence ATGACCAGAGCTCCCGGCCTTCGCACGGTGACACCGGGCGGACGGGCGGAGACCCCGGCACCGGGCGCCGCACCCCTCCGGAGCCGGACCGTCGCGCCCAGCCTCCTCGACCCCGGCGCGTCCCGCGACCCGCACCCCGTCCACCGCGCCCTGCGGGAGCGGTTCCCGCTCACCTACGACCCCCTGCTGCGGGCCTGGGTGCTCAGCCGGTACGCCGACGTCGCCACGGCCCTCACCGACACCCGCTTCACCCACGGCCACCGCCCCGGCGACCCGCCCTGCGCCGACAGCCACGTGGCGGTCGACGTCGACGAACTGCGGGCCGTCGCCGCCCGTACCGCCTACGTCCTCGCCCGCCGGATCGCCACCCGCCCGCAGGTCGACCTGGTCACCGACTTCTGTCACTGGCTGCCCGCCGGCACGGTCGCCGCAGCCGTCGGCGTGCCCTACCGCGACATGATGCGGCTGGTACGCGGCCGGGCCGTCTCGGCGCTCGCCGGCCAGTGCTCCTCCCAGATCGCGGTACGGGAGAAGGCCCTGGCCTCCTTCCTCGCCAACGTGCTCGCCGACCCGGGCCTGCCGGCGACGCTCCGGGACGCGGCCCCGGGGCCGACCGGACCGATCGCCCGCGCCTGGGCCGAATCCCTGCGCCGTGACCCGCCCGTGCAGATCGCCGTCCGCCGCACCGGCGCCGAGGTGCGGGTCTCCGGCGGCACCATCCCCGCCGGGGAACCGGTCGCCCTGCTCATCGGCGCCGCGGGCCGCGACCCCGAACGCTTCCGGGAACCCGACCGTTTCGATCCCGGACGCGACGACCCCGGCCAGCTCACCTACGGCAGCGGATTCTGTCCGGCCGTCGAACTGGCCGCTCTGGAGGCCGAGTACGCCCTGCGCGCCCTGCTCGACACCATGCCCCGGCTGCGGCTCGTCGACGGCTTCCGGCCCGAGCGGACGGGACTGATCACCCGAGCCCCGCGGAGCCTTCCCGTACGGCCCGGCGGCTGA
- a CDS encoding indole-3-glycerol phosphate synthase has translation MFTSVLMIEKPLTSVDVEFVTTLHGDESVSFIVLMQPRGDQADVLLRAIDDVAMGELKEATREGEEPEGTAARGPAEQALELSLQALRDAGCQAVGQVVEDHPLNKMKAVVDESEADEVIVLTAPHYVEEFFHRDWASRARHKVGVPVLKLFAHSD, from the coding sequence GTGTTCACAAGCGTTTTGATGATCGAGAAGCCCCTGACGTCGGTCGACGTGGAATTCGTCACCACCCTCCACGGCGACGAGTCCGTGTCCTTCATCGTGCTGATGCAGCCGCGCGGTGACCAGGCCGATGTGCTGCTGCGCGCCATCGACGACGTCGCCATGGGCGAACTGAAGGAAGCGACCAGAGAGGGTGAGGAACCGGAGGGCACGGCGGCCCGGGGCCCCGCCGAGCAGGCGCTGGAGCTATCGCTCCAGGCACTCCGCGACGCGGGCTGCCAGGCGGTCGGCCAGGTCGTGGAGGACCACCCCCTGAACAAGATGAAGGCCGTGGTGGACGAGTCGGAGGCGGACGAGGTGATCGTGCTGACGGCCCCGCACTACGTGGAGGAGTTCTTCCACCGGGACTGGGCCTCCCGGGCCCGGCACAAGGTGGGGGTGCCGGTGCTGAAGCTCTTCGCGCACAGCGACTAG
- a CDS encoding DUF1707 and FHA domain-containing protein, whose amino-acid sequence MSTPFEFPTHSGAVPVRVSDAERDRALVLLREGAAQGRLSHDTFLYRMERVLVARRPDELALLTADLETEGTWTRRVVGAVERMSAFTAKVGRAWRSERLPKLMLPAPGVQPLRIGRDPVNGLRLSHETVSRLHAELSLRNGMWVLRDLGSTNGTTVNGRRVTGAVAVRAGDSVSFGQMSFRLSPH is encoded by the coding sequence GTGAGCACCCCGTTCGAGTTCCCCACGCACTCCGGCGCCGTCCCGGTCCGGGTCTCCGACGCCGAGCGGGACCGTGCGCTGGTACTGCTCCGGGAGGGCGCCGCGCAGGGCCGCCTCTCGCACGACACCTTCCTGTACCGCATGGAGCGGGTACTCGTGGCCCGCCGCCCCGACGAACTCGCCCTCCTGACGGCCGACCTGGAGACCGAGGGCACCTGGACCCGGCGCGTGGTGGGCGCGGTCGAGCGGATGTCGGCGTTCACGGCCAAGGTCGGCCGTGCCTGGCGGTCCGAGCGGCTGCCGAAACTGATGCTGCCCGCACCGGGCGTCCAGCCGCTGCGCATAGGACGTGACCCGGTGAACGGGCTGCGCCTCAGCCACGAGACCGTCTCGCGCCTGCACGCCGAGCTCTCCCTCCGGAACGGCATGTGGGTGCTGCGTGACCTCGGCTCGACCAACGGCACCACCGTCAACGGTCGCCGGGTCACGGGGGCGGTGGCGGTCCGGGCGGGTGATTCGGTCAGCTTCGGACAGATGAGTTTCCGGCTCTCCCCGCACTGA
- the msrB gene encoding peptide-methionine (R)-S-oxide reductase MsrB, whose product MSYDVEKPDEQWRAELTPAEYQVLRQAGTEPAFRGEYTDTTTSGVYSCRACGGELFTSTEKFASHCGWPSFYDPKDSDAVELIEDRSHGMLRTEVRCSRCGSHLGHVFEGEGYPTPTDQRYCINSISLRLTPAED is encoded by the coding sequence ATGTCCTACGACGTCGAGAAGCCGGACGAGCAGTGGCGCGCGGAGCTGACCCCGGCGGAGTACCAGGTCCTGCGGCAGGCCGGCACGGAGCCCGCCTTCCGTGGCGAGTACACCGACACCACGACCTCGGGCGTCTACTCCTGCCGGGCGTGCGGCGGGGAGCTGTTCACCTCGACGGAGAAGTTCGCGTCGCACTGCGGCTGGCCGTCCTTCTACGACCCGAAGGACAGCGACGCGGTCGAGCTGATCGAGGACCGCTCGCACGGCATGCTCCGCACCGAGGTCCGCTGTTCCCGCTGCGGCTCGCACCTGGGCCACGTCTTCGAGGGCGAGGGCTATCCGACCCCCACCGACCAGCGGTACTGCATCAACTCGATCTCGCTGCGGCTCACCCCGGCCGAGGACTGA
- the treY gene encoding malto-oligosyltrehalose synthase: protein MTPSFSAPTVPTATYRLQLQPEFPFPAAERAVPYLAGLGVSHLHLSPVLEAVPGSSHGYDVTDHRVIRAELGGEAGLRALAATARDHGMGLVVDLVPNHMAASPRHNHALREVLREGPDSPYARWFDVDWAAADGRLLLPVLPGRLSEARERMRVADGALHLDGQEFPLRDGTEELPLDELLDAQWYRLCWWRLARTELNYRRFFTISDLIGVRVEDPGVFDATHGKILELVRDGVIEGLRIDHPDGLADPAGYLARLRESTGGGCWTVVEKILTGTEPLPADWPVAGTTGYDALRHVDGLFVDPVGADELLDVYRQFAGRAGDRGGYWEPTARRAAYKVVTHELAAETAALTRMAERICAADPELRDHAPWALRTAISELLVRVPVYRTYGSGGETVLTPDAARGAKAAFAVAEEASAVDTVCDLALGRRGIGPEQRAFRARFEQTSSALRAKSVEDTAFYRFTPLLSANEVGGDPGRPAVSPEEFHAYCLRLARDWPATGTVLSTHDTKRSADVRAGIAVLAQCPAVWSELLEEVAGVPAPDPHLAWTAWQTAFGFGAADAARLGPAVLKSVREAGLHTSWTEPDPVYERAVDEFVAAGPGRIPLRAASEAAFALEPHIRAHLLGATLVQLTMPGVPELYQGTEREYRALVDPDNREPFAVGPDDGKTELVRAALGLRRRHPDLFGEPGSYAPLTATGPAARHCLAFARSGEVVTVVTRLPLRLAEAGGWQDTEVPLPEGRWFDLLHGVREFSGGAVKVAELLEERPVALLSRRAVREGSAGLG from the coding sequence ATGACGCCCTCGTTCTCCGCTCCGACGGTCCCCACCGCCACCTACCGGCTCCAGCTCCAGCCCGAGTTCCCGTTTCCGGCCGCGGAGCGGGCCGTCCCCTACCTCGCCGGTCTCGGGGTCTCGCACCTCCATCTGTCGCCGGTCCTGGAGGCCGTGCCGGGGTCCTCACACGGCTACGACGTCACCGATCACCGGGTGATCCGGGCGGAACTCGGCGGTGAGGCGGGTCTGCGGGCGCTCGCCGCGACCGCCCGGGACCACGGGATGGGTCTGGTCGTGGATCTGGTGCCCAATCACATGGCCGCCTCACCCCGGCACAACCACGCACTGCGCGAGGTGCTCCGCGAGGGGCCGGACTCCCCCTACGCGCGCTGGTTCGACGTGGACTGGGCGGCGGCGGACGGGAGGCTCCTGCTCCCCGTGCTGCCCGGACGGCTCTCGGAGGCGCGGGAGCGGATGCGGGTGGCCGACGGGGCCCTGCACCTCGACGGGCAGGAGTTCCCGCTGCGGGACGGCACGGAGGAGCTGCCGCTCGACGAACTGCTCGACGCCCAGTGGTACCGGCTGTGCTGGTGGCGGCTGGCCCGGACCGAGCTGAACTACCGGCGCTTCTTCACGATCTCGGACCTGATCGGAGTGCGGGTCGAGGACCCCGGGGTCTTCGACGCCACCCACGGGAAGATCCTGGAGCTGGTGCGGGACGGCGTGATCGAGGGCCTGCGGATCGACCATCCGGACGGGCTCGCCGACCCCGCGGGCTATCTGGCACGGCTGCGGGAGTCGACCGGCGGCGGGTGCTGGACGGTGGTCGAGAAGATCCTCACGGGCACCGAACCGCTCCCCGCCGACTGGCCCGTCGCGGGCACCACCGGATACGACGCCCTGCGCCATGTGGACGGGCTCTTCGTGGACCCGGTGGGGGCCGACGAACTGCTCGACGTGTACCGGCAGTTCGCCGGAAGGGCCGGGGACCGCGGCGGATACTGGGAGCCGACCGCGCGCCGGGCCGCGTACAAGGTCGTGACCCACGAACTGGCCGCCGAGACCGCCGCCCTGACACGGATGGCCGAGCGGATCTGCGCCGCTGATCCCGAGCTGCGCGACCACGCGCCCTGGGCGCTGCGGACCGCGATCAGCGAACTCCTGGTCCGGGTCCCGGTCTACCGCACCTACGGATCGGGCGGTGAGACGGTACTGACACCGGACGCGGCACGCGGTGCGAAGGCCGCGTTCGCGGTCGCCGAGGAGGCGTCAGCGGTCGACACCGTGTGCGACCTGGCGCTCGGACGGCGCGGGATCGGGCCCGAACAGCGGGCGTTCCGGGCGCGGTTCGAGCAGACCTCGTCCGCGCTGCGGGCCAAGTCCGTCGAGGACACCGCGTTCTACCGCTTCACCCCGCTCCTGTCGGCGAACGAGGTGGGCGGCGATCCGGGCCGTCCGGCCGTCTCCCCGGAGGAGTTCCACGCCTACTGCCTGCGGCTGGCCCGGGACTGGCCGGCCACCGGAACGGTGCTGTCCACCCATGACACCAAACGGAGCGCGGACGTCCGGGCGGGGATCGCGGTCCTGGCGCAGTGCCCCGCCGTGTGGTCGGAGCTGCTGGAGGAGGTGGCGGGGGTACCGGCCCCCGATCCGCATCTGGCGTGGACGGCGTGGCAGACGGCGTTCGGCTTCGGAGCGGCGGACGCGGCCCGGCTGGGGCCCGCCGTGCTGAAATCCGTCCGTGAGGCGGGCCTCCACACCAGCTGGACCGAACCTGATCCGGTATACGAGCGCGCGGTGGACGAGTTCGTGGCGGCGGGTCCGGGCCGTATCCCCCTGCGCGCCGCCTCGGAGGCGGCCTTCGCGCTCGAACCACACATCCGGGCGCACCTGCTCGGTGCGACGCTGGTCCAGCTGACGATGCCGGGGGTGCCGGAGTTGTACCAGGGCACGGAGCGGGAGTACCGGGCGCTGGTGGACCCGGACAACCGGGAGCCGTTCGCGGTCGGGCCCGACGACGGCAAGACCGAGCTGGTCCGGGCTGCGCTGGGGCTGCGCCGTCGGCACCCGGACCTGTTCGGGGAGCCGGGCTCGTACGCGCCGCTGACCGCGACGGGTCCGGCGGCACGGCACTGCCTGGCGTTCGCACGCTCGGGCGAGGTGGTCACGGTGGTCACCCGGCTGCCGCTGCGCCTGGCGGAGGCCGGTGGATGGCAGGACACGGAGGTGCCGCTGCCGGAGGGCCGCTGGTTCGATCTCCTGCACGGTGTGCGGGAGTTCTCCGGTGGCGCGGTGAAGGTGGCGGAGTTGCTGGAGGAACGGCCGGTGGCACTGCTCAGCCGCCGGGCCGTACGGGAAGGCTCCGCGGGGCTCGGGTGA